A section of the Hevea brasiliensis isolate MT/VB/25A 57/8 chromosome 17, ASM3005281v1, whole genome shotgun sequence genome encodes:
- the LOC110665928 gene encoding organic cation/carnitine transporter 7 isoform X1 has translation MNQQDPPTIIQSKNKYAGFFDHLTYRLYNYFQPHTQQQQQQEEEDRSAFIIPDKIADGSPRYTIDEGLLALGFGKFQHLVLLYAGMGWISEAMEMMLLSFVGPAVQHEWGLSSQQESLITSVVFIGMLVGAYSWGLVSDKHGRRKGFLVTAIVTSGSGFLSSFAPNYVVLIISRCLVGLGLGGGPVLLAWFLEFIPAPKRGTWMVIFQAFWTIGAILEAALAWIIMPRLGWRWLLALSALPSLLLFIFYSLTPESPRYLCLKGRKNDALRILEKISKLNGKELPPGVLVTDHEIELQERRLPPGDGHRDDDDVIIPPPPPRWKDSDLGAFRSLLMLLSPKLIRSTLLLWVVFFGNAFSYYGLVLLTTELNNGNNKCNPNEMQSQKSGSVNYKDVFITSFAELPGLILSALTVDRFGRKLSMVVMFFICCIFLLPLVVHQSGALTTVLLFGARICITETFTVVYIYAPEIYPTSVRTTGVGAASSMGRIGGMLCPLVAVSLVQGCHQAAAVLLFVGVVFLSGICVSFFPLETKGRELTDSVSSTKLEKPKAMTLEEP, from the exons ATGAACCAACAAGATCCACCAACCATCATTCAATCGAAAAATAAATATGCTGGTTTCTTTGATCATTTGACTTATCGTTTATATAATTACTTTCAGCCTCATACGCAACAACAACAGCAACAGGAGGAAGAAGATAGATCCGCATTTATCATCCCAGATAAG ATAGCAGATGGAAGCCCAAGGTATACCATTGATGAAGGTCTTTTGGCACTGGGTTTTGGAAAATTCCAACACCTTGTGCTTCTTTATGCTGGCATGGGTTGGATTTCAGAGGCAATGGAAATGATGCTTCTGTCTTTTGTAGGACCAGCAGTTCAGCATGAATGGGGTCTTTCTTCTCAGCAAGAAAGCCTAATAACCAGTGTGGTTTTTATTGGTATGCTGGTCGGAGCATATTCATGGGGCTTAGTTTCAGATAAACATGGAAGAAG GAAGGGATTTCTGGTCACAGCAATAGTTACTTCTGGATCTGGATTTCTGAGTTCCTTTGCACCAAACTATGTTGTATTGATTATATCCCGATGCTTGGTTGGCCTTGGTTTGGGAGGTGGTCCTGTACTCTTAGCCTGGTTTCTAGAGTTTATACCTGCACCAAAGAGAGGCACTTGGATGGTTATTTTCCAAGCATTCTGGACGATCGGAGCAATTCTGGAGGCTGCTCTCGCTTGG ATTATCATGCCGAGATTGGGATGGAGGTGGTTACTTGCGTTGTCTGCTTTGCCTTCATTGCTTCTCTTTATATTTTATAGTCTGACACCTGAGTCACCAAGGTATTTATGCTTGAAAGGTAGAAAAAATGATGCCCTTAGGATTTTAGAGAAAATAAGCAAACTAAATGGAAAAGAATTGCCCCCTGGTGTTCTTGTTACTGACCATGAAATTGAGCTACAAGAGAGGAGACTCCCACCAGGGGATGGACATAGAGATGATGATGATGTTATTATCCCTCCTCCTCCTCCTAGGTGGAAGGACTCTGACTTGGGGGCCTTCAGATCTCTGTTAATGCTTCTGTCACCAAAATTAATTAGGTCAACCTTGCTCTTATGGGTTGTATTTTTTGGGAATGCATTTTCATACTATGGCCTCGTGTTGCTGACCACTGAGTTGAACAATGGGAACAATAAATGCAATCCAAATGAAATGCAGTCACAAAAGTCCGGGAGTGTTAACTACAAAGATGTTTTCATCACTAGTTTTGCAG AGCTTCCGGGGCTCATCTTGTCAGCTCTCACAGTTGATAGATTTGGCCGTAAACTTTCAATGGTGGTTATGTTCTTCATCTGTTGCATATTCCTGCTACCACTGGTGGTCCACCAGTCTGGAGCTCTGACAACAGTCCTTCTCTTTGGAGCTCGAATATGTATCACAGAAACCTTCACAGTTGTCTATATTTATGCACCAGAG ATATACCCAACTTCAGTGAGGACAACAGGCGTTGGAGCTGCAAGCTCAATGGGAAGAATTGGTGGAATGCTCTGCCCTCTTGTGGCAGTAAGCTTGGTGCAAGGTTGCCATCAAGCTGCAGCAGTTCTTCTTTTTGTGGGTGTAGTTTTTTTATCAGGGATCTGTGTCTCCTTCTTTCCTCTTGAAACCAAGGGCCGTGAGCTGACCGATAGTGTATCcagtacaaaacttgaaaaaccgAAGGCCATGACACTAGAAGAGCCATGA
- the LOC110665928 gene encoding organic cation/carnitine transporter 7 isoform X3 has protein sequence MEAQGPAVQHEWGLSSQQESLITSVVFIGMLVGAYSWGLVSDKHGRRKGFLVTAIVTSGSGFLSSFAPNYVVLIISRCLVGLGLGGGPVLLAWFLEFIPAPKRGTWMVIFQAFWTIGAILEAALAWIIMPRLGWRWLLALSALPSLLLFIFYSLTPESPRYLCLKGRKNDALRILEKISKLNGKELPPGVLVTDHEIELQERRLPPGDGHRDDDDVIIPPPPPRWKDSDLGAFRSLLMLLSPKLIRSTLLLWVVFFGNAFSYYGLVLLTTELNNGNNKCNPNEMQSQKSGSVNYKDVFITSFAELPGLILSALTVDRFGRKLSMVVMFFICCIFLLPLVVHQSGALTTVLLFGARICITETFTVVYIYAPEIYPTSVRTTGVGAASSMGRIGGMLCPLVAVSLVQGCHQAAAVLLFVGVVFLSGICVSFFPLETKGRELTDSVSSTKLEKPKAMTLEEP, from the exons ATGGAAGCCCAAG GACCAGCAGTTCAGCATGAATGGGGTCTTTCTTCTCAGCAAGAAAGCCTAATAACCAGTGTGGTTTTTATTGGTATGCTGGTCGGAGCATATTCATGGGGCTTAGTTTCAGATAAACATGGAAGAAG GAAGGGATTTCTGGTCACAGCAATAGTTACTTCTGGATCTGGATTTCTGAGTTCCTTTGCACCAAACTATGTTGTATTGATTATATCCCGATGCTTGGTTGGCCTTGGTTTGGGAGGTGGTCCTGTACTCTTAGCCTGGTTTCTAGAGTTTATACCTGCACCAAAGAGAGGCACTTGGATGGTTATTTTCCAAGCATTCTGGACGATCGGAGCAATTCTGGAGGCTGCTCTCGCTTGG ATTATCATGCCGAGATTGGGATGGAGGTGGTTACTTGCGTTGTCTGCTTTGCCTTCATTGCTTCTCTTTATATTTTATAGTCTGACACCTGAGTCACCAAGGTATTTATGCTTGAAAGGTAGAAAAAATGATGCCCTTAGGATTTTAGAGAAAATAAGCAAACTAAATGGAAAAGAATTGCCCCCTGGTGTTCTTGTTACTGACCATGAAATTGAGCTACAAGAGAGGAGACTCCCACCAGGGGATGGACATAGAGATGATGATGATGTTATTATCCCTCCTCCTCCTCCTAGGTGGAAGGACTCTGACTTGGGGGCCTTCAGATCTCTGTTAATGCTTCTGTCACCAAAATTAATTAGGTCAACCTTGCTCTTATGGGTTGTATTTTTTGGGAATGCATTTTCATACTATGGCCTCGTGTTGCTGACCACTGAGTTGAACAATGGGAACAATAAATGCAATCCAAATGAAATGCAGTCACAAAAGTCCGGGAGTGTTAACTACAAAGATGTTTTCATCACTAGTTTTGCAG AGCTTCCGGGGCTCATCTTGTCAGCTCTCACAGTTGATAGATTTGGCCGTAAACTTTCAATGGTGGTTATGTTCTTCATCTGTTGCATATTCCTGCTACCACTGGTGGTCCACCAGTCTGGAGCTCTGACAACAGTCCTTCTCTTTGGAGCTCGAATATGTATCACAGAAACCTTCACAGTTGTCTATATTTATGCACCAGAG ATATACCCAACTTCAGTGAGGACAACAGGCGTTGGAGCTGCAAGCTCAATGGGAAGAATTGGTGGAATGCTCTGCCCTCTTGTGGCAGTAAGCTTGGTGCAAGGTTGCCATCAAGCTGCAGCAGTTCTTCTTTTTGTGGGTGTAGTTTTTTTATCAGGGATCTGTGTCTCCTTCTTTCCTCTTGAAACCAAGGGCCGTGAGCTGACCGATAGTGTATCcagtacaaaacttgaaaaaccgAAGGCCATGACACTAGAAGAGCCATGA
- the LOC110665928 gene encoding organic cation/carnitine transporter 7 isoform X2 has translation MNQQDPPTIIQSKNKYAGFFDHLTYRLYNYFQPHTQQQQQQEEEDRSAFIIPDKIADGSPRYTIDEGLLALGFGKFQHLVLLYAGMGWISEAMEMMLLSFVGPAVQHEWGLSSQQESLITSVVFIGMLVGAYSWGLVSDKHGRRKGFLVTAIVTSGSGFLSSFAPNYVVLIISRCLVGLGLGGGPVLLAWFLEFIPAPKRGTWMVIFQAFWTIGAILEAALAWIIMPRLGWRWLLALSALPSLLLFIFYSLTPESPRYLCLKGRKNDALRILEKISKLNGKELPPGVLVTDHEIELQERRLPPGDGHRDDDDVIIPPPPPRWKDSDLGAFRSLLMLLSPKLIRSTLLLWVVFFGNAFSYYGLVLLTTELNNGNNKCNPNEMQSQKSGSVNYKDVFITSFAELPGLILSALTVDRFGRKLSMVVMFFICCIFLLPLVVHQSGALTTVLLFGARICITETFTVVYIYAPEVGMLIHLKEPWLGPGNNRYFF, from the exons ATGAACCAACAAGATCCACCAACCATCATTCAATCGAAAAATAAATATGCTGGTTTCTTTGATCATTTGACTTATCGTTTATATAATTACTTTCAGCCTCATACGCAACAACAACAGCAACAGGAGGAAGAAGATAGATCCGCATTTATCATCCCAGATAAG ATAGCAGATGGAAGCCCAAGGTATACCATTGATGAAGGTCTTTTGGCACTGGGTTTTGGAAAATTCCAACACCTTGTGCTTCTTTATGCTGGCATGGGTTGGATTTCAGAGGCAATGGAAATGATGCTTCTGTCTTTTGTAGGACCAGCAGTTCAGCATGAATGGGGTCTTTCTTCTCAGCAAGAAAGCCTAATAACCAGTGTGGTTTTTATTGGTATGCTGGTCGGAGCATATTCATGGGGCTTAGTTTCAGATAAACATGGAAGAAG GAAGGGATTTCTGGTCACAGCAATAGTTACTTCTGGATCTGGATTTCTGAGTTCCTTTGCACCAAACTATGTTGTATTGATTATATCCCGATGCTTGGTTGGCCTTGGTTTGGGAGGTGGTCCTGTACTCTTAGCCTGGTTTCTAGAGTTTATACCTGCACCAAAGAGAGGCACTTGGATGGTTATTTTCCAAGCATTCTGGACGATCGGAGCAATTCTGGAGGCTGCTCTCGCTTGG ATTATCATGCCGAGATTGGGATGGAGGTGGTTACTTGCGTTGTCTGCTTTGCCTTCATTGCTTCTCTTTATATTTTATAGTCTGACACCTGAGTCACCAAGGTATTTATGCTTGAAAGGTAGAAAAAATGATGCCCTTAGGATTTTAGAGAAAATAAGCAAACTAAATGGAAAAGAATTGCCCCCTGGTGTTCTTGTTACTGACCATGAAATTGAGCTACAAGAGAGGAGACTCCCACCAGGGGATGGACATAGAGATGATGATGATGTTATTATCCCTCCTCCTCCTCCTAGGTGGAAGGACTCTGACTTGGGGGCCTTCAGATCTCTGTTAATGCTTCTGTCACCAAAATTAATTAGGTCAACCTTGCTCTTATGGGTTGTATTTTTTGGGAATGCATTTTCATACTATGGCCTCGTGTTGCTGACCACTGAGTTGAACAATGGGAACAATAAATGCAATCCAAATGAAATGCAGTCACAAAAGTCCGGGAGTGTTAACTACAAAGATGTTTTCATCACTAGTTTTGCAG AGCTTCCGGGGCTCATCTTGTCAGCTCTCACAGTTGATAGATTTGGCCGTAAACTTTCAATGGTGGTTATGTTCTTCATCTGTTGCATATTCCTGCTACCACTGGTGGTCCACCAGTCTGGAGCTCTGACAACAGTCCTTCTCTTTGGAGCTCGAATATGTATCACAGAAACCTTCACAGTTGTCTATATTTATGCACCAGAG GTTGGCATGCTCATCCATTTAAAGGAACCTTGGCTAGGGCCAGGTAATAACCGTTATTTCTTTTAA